GTGGGCAAAAGTTTAGGAACACCGGTTCAAAGACAACGTTTTATAAAGCACCAACGTTAGCAAGACCAAGAATTACGCCCAAGCCGAGAATATGTCCGAAGCTGGTGGTTGCTAGCAACGCTGGCAGGCCCATGCCACCAAACAAGTTGGGTGATGGCAATGCCGGGCCAACACTGGGATATTGAATGGTGTACTTGCCA
This DNA window, taken from Cyanobacteriota bacterium, encodes the following:
- the psaK gene encoding photosystem I reaction center subunit PsaK; translated protein: MTYLTLMATTVPSTLEWSPKVAIVMVICNILAIAIGKYTIQYPSVGPALPSPNLFGGMGLPALLATTSFGHILGLGVILGLANVGAL